Part of the Nicotiana sylvestris chromosome 2, ASM39365v2, whole genome shotgun sequence genome, atagcatctatatgcatatataagtatgtcccaaggtttcattatttttcccaatttttcaagggtttttaaatcaatttattgccctatttcaTCAAGAAAAAGCCattaattatccccaaaattatcatttttggtgattcatttagtggattctcatatttatactaaaaatagCTAACataaatttttcatatttttacaaatttatttagcatttttaggctaaattgtatataattgcaatattagcctcttctaagatttaattgtaattatatttataaaattggctccagtattttttatttgataattatgtattattaatcatcctagtgcctttaatttattttcaaaaattagtttaccatttttataaaatcaaacaAGGGAAAAGTGACCATTTAAATGCTagccccgtttatttcaattatagaCCTAAATCAACcctcaattaaacccaatctcaaacccaattaccctgaccTAAACCCCGTTCAAACCGACCCAGACCCGTTTCCCACCTACCCTCTTtaaccgttgatctcccagatcaacggtccccatttccctttcctttttaattcctcattaccccctaaccctaatcatgtCCCGTTTGAAGCCGCCCTTGAATTCCCCCTCTCCCAATTttctctcattctcttttagAAACCCTAGCTGCCACCTTCAATCACCACCTAAAATCGACCACATCCAGGGCTTCCAAAGCCATTGATGGCCTGTATCTACATCCTACGACTCCTGCATGCTCGATTATCATGGCCTCAAGGTCAGACCTTGAAGAAATTTGGTCCAGACCTCGGATGTTTTCAGTGTTATGGCTGTCTCCGGCCATCCTCGACCTTGCTCCGGCCGGCTATGGATATTCAAGCCTGATCTCgacctctcctgcttagatcgatgatttCCAAGCCTCTCTCACcctttgggtttcttctgaaaccctaaccttcgaggttcttctgattcttttagatccgttgtCGATCTGTGTTCTCTCCAAACCTTTTGAAAGTTTTcttaaagtttctttcaaaacctcaccttcaaaacctttatcttttctgatttagggttttgttaagttatttcgaagcttttctgattttttttaaaacatgtcattcttctactgtgtttcttatgttgatccttctactgtgtttcttatgatgTTCTTcaactgtgtttcttatgttgaacTTTCTACTGCGTTTCTTATGATGTTCTTCtattgtgtttcttatgttgattcttcttcTGTGtctcttatgttgttcttctactgtgttttttATGTTAAAAGTCCTAGCCCTTTCTTAaggtttttgattttattttcttcgtTGATATCGTGATTCTTTTGtctttcatctctatactcgattgatggtgaaaaccctaaattTGGGGGGTTCACTCAAGTTTTGaggctatttgctatgtgatttgcttgtctTCATCTCGGAACTTATTTGGTTTCGAAAGCCTAATTCCTTTGGACCTATCTgggtttctgaagttgtttcatctattGATCGACTGAATTTCAaattcttttgtttctttatatgtttctgAATCCctactaaactcttctaaggtctttctactggaccctttgcatgctatttgatactctctcccttctccattgctgagttactgaaactgacctatgtgactaccatgttcctatagtccagtacttactgattttgcaattgcatgacacttttctttgtcctaaattcagcctcgcatgcctaatacttgtgtgctctttatatatgctAAGCTTCCCCActaaaatgactttcaatttttTGACTAATTTCAGACCTCCTTGTGTAAGTCTAATTGATgctttccttgttttactaatttcactgtttcttggtttgatttgaaaactttccttagcctttctgacttggtttattcatgaaatagtaattttgaatctctgactccttgatttactatgtaccgattgattcttaccttatttgtttaattgtatatttcaaagatccttcccttaattaaactcctatgtatttacccctaattgtctactttacacaagatgctaatctgatctctttccttaaatgatttctgTTCATTACCATTTAAGTtcgaactccttaattaaaggaagttcttctactaattgattttaattggtacatggtTATTTTCCTGCCTTATTCTCTCCTATTTTCAAACAATAAATACCATGCActttcattgacacaaacacaCACGAACATtcttagttttctgaactcacactcacattcaaaaagcactctctcttgttacttgtactatggcctgttttctttcaagtgCTGCTACTATTGTGTTtgcttctttgaaactggtatgtcctgattaagGTTTTCAGCAACTACAATAATGTGTTTATTTAATACCTTCAATTGCATGTCAGCCTATTGCTTGAGTTTAGTTCAGAATTTACTTTAGCATGATATAGTTTCCTTCCTATTATGAATCCTAAATCCCCTACCCTAATATGTTTGATGCTattggtttgtttgaggcatggcaGTATCAAGTATTATTGTTTATGGCTCAAACTTGATTCCTTTggaatcataacctccatgtcacTATCTtatgttgtgtattcttgttgattTATAAGCATAACAGCACTctctattgctgtgcatgcccagaattagcTAAATGTCTAAGTACATGGACTCTTTGCAACTTACCTATTCCCCTGAACCCTTTTTGtgtagttgtttccctctcctttattccccaGAACTCTGCTCTTCACTTGCACactctcttagactttaagttctgcccccctcttgtgagccttgcctttgggaccctttgagctccctctgaacttggacacttgagggatggcccttccacactgcacttatccctATTTTgataatacaatttgggtgtaagcattgccggagtccctttgaggctcttagggaactctgacacactcaaattggagaaaggctttggatcaatggtctttgagttgggtttatcttataactcagggaggaagtcagAATCGGGCTTTCTttagttgtacttttatttatatttggatataattttatttattttggtgTAATAATTTGTAGCAAACATTTGGGGCTGGTTAGTtaaaaagggtgggtaactatgtatgcaaagggtagaaatcataactataggactactatattcctgcatactcaacctcatatagaaaccatgtctataggattctgcatattcaattacatatagaaatcatgtctataggattctgcatatttaacttcatatagaaattatgcctatagaaaCATTCAATTCTACATAAGGTTTAAAACAAGGTCCGCATTTAGATACCACGTCTATAAAGTTTTAAAATCAGCAACatgtagaaagcatgcctataggattttctaatAAAATCTGATTCGCTTCACTCATTGTTAGACATCAAACCGGTAATAATGACTACTATCAGCCGCATGACTTTTAATCAATTTGTTTATATCCTGCTTCTCTTTTAATAATTTGATTCTATCACTTAACAAGTTTAACGAGTATGCATTCAAACAGTTCATTTCGAgccttactgtttcattgctttctgaatccagtagataccatgcctataggacccctaTTCAAATACTTAGGCAAGCGTTAGGGTAATAAAAACTGAATCTActtctgttaataattacaaccagcaggcaggcctgattcagactttttatctgagttatgtgataagctgaaACTGTCTCAATAATTTCCTCTCCctcgtctttaataccttttaaatcagacctaaacagtatgtgtaagtcatgctaattacgtgcttctttgttcaaggaggtatatctgagctcTACTTGTTATATGTTTTCCCCaatttgcaatacgtgttttgtatgtcgccttacagtttttttcctttgaaactacaaataagcctaatatccctcccttttaggattagtagtcctaaatgcctccgggactgataggattgggacgggtaatagcatgcaataagtaaatgagaccaatccgcgctttaatgtcacgtgtagcccctcatcgaggagtgattaccgggcattgtgtggggtgatccatattgttaataaacctaggaccccctttcccttatttctttatttcttttatcatttcaactcATTCTTTATAAAAAATCAGCTTTTCTTTgctcttccaaactttgtttatttgcaaaCCGTTAtatgaaatcccctcttatttgagccttatttgtctacatgttaattgcaccccaaattcacaataattgtctagcCGAGAACCGCACTAGtagattctgaggggtgcctaacaccttccccttggaataatttcaagcccttaccctaatatctggttattcaaaatcaaactcttttggtgtcctaatgcaccctaatcattaggtggcgactcttcaaatgcaaacccaattcccaaaaggaatgagttgtccctccaaatgtcataaacccgatttcgctctagaaaaagggggcacgacaattCCATTACTGATGCATCTGTTGCAGGTGGCTCTTTACCTCAAACAACTGCTCCCTCAACAAATCCTTGCCTACTATATCCGATCCATCATCTGAGAACAtacaagtagaaggatctcaacttTCTGTCAGGAAGTCAATCGGAGAATTTAAGGAACCCATTTGGATGAAGGACTACATAGCACATGGGAAGACAAGTGGCAAACATCCCATAATTGTTTGTCATATGAAAACACTACTCTTTCCTATCAGTCTTACCTACCAAACTTCTCTAGCTTGGTAGAACCACAGAACTTTAAGCAGGATGTGAAGGATGCAGGATGGATAGAAGCTATGAAGCAAGAAATAAAGGCACTAGAAGACAACAGAACACGAGAAGTAGTATACTTACCACATGGAAAACATACTGTAGGATCCAAATGGGTATATAAAATTAAGTATAAAGCTAATGTTGAGACTGAAAGGTTTAAGGATAGACTTATTTCAAAGGGATATAGTCAACAAGAACGACTTTATTACCATGATATCTTTTCACCAGTGGTGAAAATGGTTACAGTCAGATCAGTAATAGCCTTAGCAGTTTCCAAAGATGGAACTTATATCAAATGGATGTTTATAATGCCTTTTTACAAGAAGATCTCTGTGAAGAAGTGTATATGGATATGCCTGAAGGTTTCAGAAGATAGGGGGAGCAGAAGGTCTGCAAGCCACTCAAGTCCTTGTATGGACTCAAGCAAGCCTCAAAACAGTGGAACATCAAGCTATCTGATGCTTTAACTGAGGGAGGTTTTTAGCAGAGTAATCACAATTTTTCCTTGTTTACCTTGAGAAATGATGAAGGTCTGGTTATTATCctggtgtatgttgatgatttactGATAACAGGTAATAATTAAGCACTGATAGCTGAGGCAAAACATGTTTTAAATCAGAAATTCAAGCCGAAGGACCTAGGTAAACTCAAATATTTCCTAGGCATTGAAGTACTAAGATCCAGCACATGAGTAATTCTAAATCAAAGAAAGTATGTTCTAGAGTTCATTTGTAGTATGGGACTTAGTGGAGCCAAGATAGCTGCTACTCCTTTAGAAACAAACATAAAGCTCACCACAGTGCAGTTTGATGTTACAACTGGACTTAAAGAAGATACAGTTCTATAGGATGTTAGATTGTACCAAAGATTGATTGGTAAACTGATGTATGTCACTACTACTAGACCAGACATTAGTTATGCCATCAAAACATGTCAATTCATGCAGCAACCTAAAAGATCTCATTGGGATGTTGCATTGAGGGTAGTTAGGTATCTGAAAGGATCTACTGGCCAAGGAATATGGTTGAGGTCAGAAGTCTCTACTGAAGAGTTAACTTGCTAGTGTGATTCATACTGGGCAGCCTGCCCTAAAACAAGGAGGTCTGTCACAGGTTATGTGATCAAATTTGGTGAGTCTTTGATCacatggaaataaaaaaaaaaatagcagacATTGTCTAGAAGTTCAATAGAGGCTGAGTACAGAAACATGGCCTCAACTGATGCGCTGCTAGGATTATTTAAAGAATTGGGAGTTTCTATTAAGGTTCCTGTTACAATTTTGAGTGACAGCAAGTCCGCTATGCAGATTGCAGCTAGTCCTATTTTCCATGAATGTACTAAACATATCGAGATAGATTATCACTTCATCATAGACAAGATTAAGGATGGAATTGTGAAAAGAATCTATGTGAATACTAAAGACCAGTTGGCAGATTTACTTGCCAAAGGGCTGAGTCAAGCTCAACACAATCGTCTATTAGGAAAGCTTGGTGTGCTTAACATTCTACACCCTGCAGTTTGAGGGGCAGTATTATGAAATAACATTGCAgatagttagttagttagtttgCTCCATGACATCTGTAATTTAAAGGAGCCAGCCTGTCAGTTAGTTATGCTTCATTAGTCGAGTTAGTTAGTTgattatacatacatatatatatatatatatatatatatatatatatatatatatatccatagaAGAAGAGAAGCAGCAATTATCATTTTCTCAAAATCCTCTCATCATCATCTCATTCATTGTGCTGCTCGACTAGCTCCATAGAAGAAGCTTCGAGTTCATCATTCCTTCCATCGATGGCAGATCATgtagattttagcattgttttaGTTGAATTCATATATATCTACCATTGAACTAAGTTTAAGAAAGAACTAAGCTAAGTCGATTTTTTCAGACTTGTGTGATTTTAGTTTAGAagagttttgtattttttttttgttttttctgtcCTTGGCGTTTtatagaaaaggaaagaaaaaaactgGAGAAAGAAGATAAAGACGGATAAGAAAACTAGAGGACTTGGATCATGCTTCTCACTGCATTCTTTTTGCTTCACACTCTTCCTATCCTTTCTTGTCTTCTAGTTCCACTAAATTAAAGATTTTAATTCCTACTTTTCCAGAAGTAAGAAATGGAGAAGAAAGACAGATGCAAAGAATGATAGTTCTTATGATCCGTATTCAGCCTCAATGAAGGGAAGGCTTCGCAAACATGTGGCCCACAAAGTTGTCAAGAAATTAAAATGCGTAAAAATGTTGAAAGAGAATTATACAtaacaaaatgcacaaaaataaaatcttttttcACTAAGTTTTCTTGTGCATCATTTATAAGCAAGCTAAGGTACCTCACAAATGAATACATTTTTAGTCCAACTCATTTAATTTTGACGGGCTAAACGGATTACACTTTTGTTAGTAAATTTAACAGCCCAATTGCAAGCTAAGCCTCTCAAGCTATTCAGTTAGTCCGGCTTGTGAAAATGAGCATGGATAATTTTTTAGTCCAATATCATAATTAGACTCTTGGAGATATACAACATAGTcattaaaaattattatttttcgaACTATTGAGGATTTTCTTACTCCCAATAGTTCAGACATTTCTTTAGTGGGTTCTGGTAAAATGGGTTGACCTTCACGTGGCTCCTCAAGTGGTGGTGGCTCTTGAACTTGTTGTTGTTCAGATAATTCATGAGAATAATCCTGATAATATTCGCTTGAAACCATATTCAAGGAGAGGtgtcatggtgtatgttattcgctGATGATATAGTCCTGAATGATAAGACGTGGAGCATGTTAACGAGAGGTTGAAGGTTTTGAGATGgacccttgagtccaaaggtttcaagCTGAGCAGGACTAAGACTGCCGGGTGAAGTGGACATGgacgtgaggcttgactctcaagtcatcccCAAGAAAGGGAGCTTCAAGTACCTGGGGTCAATTATACATGGGGATGAGGATATTGACGAGGTTGTCACTTACCGTATAtgagtggggtggatgaaatggaggctagcGTTTGGTGTCCTGTATGACAGAAAGGGGCCTCAGAACTTAAAGGAAAGTTCTATAGAGCTATGGTTAGGCCGGCCATGTTGTATGGTGCAGTGTGTTGGCCAGTCAAAAATTCTCATACTCAGAAGGTGAAAGTtgtagagatgaggatgttgagatggatgtgggGGCACACTAGgctagataagattaggaatgcagaTATTCGGGTGAGGATGGGTGTGGCTCTCATGgaagacaagatgcgggaagctaggcttagatggttcgggcacgtgaaGAGGAGAATCCTAGATGCgccggtaaggaggtgtgaacGGCTGGCCTTGACGGgtatgagaagaggtagagggcggcctaagaaatattggggagaggtgatcaagcAGGACATGGTGCGGATGCAGATTTTCTAGGACATGACTCTTGATAGGAAGTTGTAGAGATCGgccattagggttgtaggttcgGAGATAGGAGACTAGTATGTTAGTGTTTTGTTTGAGGCTGCTAATGGTTCCAGTTGTGTTCTTAATACTTCATTAGGGTCGTAAGTTAGGCTGTAGTATGTTTAGTGGCCCTTTGTGTACATATTATTCCCTTACATGTTCCTTTGTTACTGCTTAGTGTTATTACTTTGCTCTCTATTTTTTAGTTATTGCATTGCTGGTGTTATCTTTCTAGATTCCTTTGCTGTTACTGATACACTGTCTCTTTCTTTTCTTGTGCCGAGGGTCTTCCGAAAATAACCTCTCTACTCCTCCGGAGTATGAGTAAGATTTGggtacacactatcctcctcaAACCCCACCTATAAGATCTcactgggttattgttgttgttttctgAGCAACATTCAAGTTCCCAATACATATAGGTACCACATGTAGTTCCTTATTTCTTCCCGTTCCACCTTTTGAGTCAAACCACTCCTTTTTTTCCGTCATTGACCAAAGTTTCCTCATCTTTCTTCATCAGTGACCACATCCACTAAAGCATGGAATGTAATTACAGGACGCTCCGCTGATGAACTCCAACACACACAACATAGTAGTCTAAGCCGAGACGTACTAAAATCTGCTATTGCTTTTCCTTGTTAGAAGGTAAAATGTAACCATTGATCAATGATACACATATATCCAATTGCTCTTCACATTGGAAGGAAATGGGGAGAGCTCTAAATGTTAACATAGCAAGCACTAGCTAGTATGAAACCTAGTACAACCAAATATTGAAGCTCAGACTAAAAGAGCACAAACAACGTGATCTAAGCTTTCTGCTAATAACATTATCAATTCTCTATGCTGGTGATACTCTTGTTTTTTACAAACCAATCGGGGAAGGTAATTCCCCGTAAAATGAGGTATACAATAAAAGCAACGTATCCACCAGTAAATGCAAATACAACAGATGTAAACAACACCCCACTGACTGCAGAAGATAAGGAGTCCATCAAAAGATAGCCATTAATCATTATCACCAGCGCAGCCACAAGCCACGATATCACCTAaacagaaacaaaagaaataagATGTAAGCAGTATGAGAACCATCAAGCATGCAAGAATAAGATCAAAGTGAAACTACATCCCCCTAACAAAAATATCTGTTCTAAGAGACAATGAAAAGCCCTGATGGACTGACTATATGTCTCATGAAACATGTGAGTGTGTGATATGCCCCTGGGCATAGATTAATATTTTCTCTCTTATTCTGAAAGCTGATAAAATGAATAGGCAAGGGTTGCCAATCTACATAACTATGCCTATAGCAGTTTCTTTGAGTTTATCGGTTCAATAATCAAGTGATCAAGACAGGATAAAATGCAGGAGATTTCTTCTTCCCGGACAAGTAAGAATCTAAAATGATGTGAATCACAAATAACAGAAAGAAGAAGGCCACACAATCAACAAAATGTACCAGCAGATTCAGTCAAGGTCAAGAGTATTTTGGATTTCATATAAACTGTGGGAGAACTGCATCCTTTTAAAAGAGAAATGGAGAGTGGAAAAAAAAACGCCACCTCTAATATCAATACTTCTCCCTGCATCTAGATTACAATCCCCTTTAACACTGAAGCTTAATAAATAACACTCCTTATCTTTTAAGAATATCCCTCACAAACAATTAGAGTATAATATAAGTTATTGATCCCCAACTGTCGTAAAAATGATGACTTTTTATGAAATGATGTTTCTCATTTTTGTGGATAAACTCCAAATTCAAGACGAAAAGAATAAGAAATAGATCTAATGCTGACTTGTGAAAGCAGCTCATCGGGCAGAACTTTTGAAGATAAGAACATACCTTTAGAGTAGAGCCAATTTTGAAAACACCCATGATTTCTTCTTTGGATACAAGACAAAGAAGGGGGATCAGGGCGAAAGGGATTTGAACAGACTGAAGAACATTAAGCCACTCGTTGAGAACATCTAATGATTTCTCGGAGGTGTCAAAAGCAAGAGCAACGATCAGAGTTGGGATGATAGCACAACTTCTTGTTATTAACGCTCTCTGCCATTTTTTCAACCTCATGTGTAGAAAACCTCCCATAATAAATTGCCCagcatatgtgccagttataGTGCTACTCTGTCCAGCAGCCAACAGTCCAATAGCCCAGATATAAAGGATGGGGAACACCCCTCCACCATACTTCTCCTGAAGATATTGACCTGCATTTTCTAGGCCAATGCTATTGGCTATTTCACTACCATAAAATGACTTCGCGAACACTGTTGTGACAAAAAGATTGATAATGAATGAAATTGTCAAGGCAGCTGTCGACTCTATGGAGTAGTATTTGAGTGCTTCTCGAACTCTTCCAACTCTATGGTGGTCAATCTCTCTGGACTGCACTAGAGCAGAATGCAGAAACACATTGTGCGGCATGATAACACACCCTACAATTCCTACTGCCTGCTTTATTGTTTTGGAGCTCAATTTTGGAACCACGATACCTGCAGTCAAAATTGATAAGGTTTAAGACCATGCATACAAATGGTTTATGATTTGGATACCACTTAAAATGGCAGTTTTTTGGTGATGAATTTTCTCACCAACAAGAAGTTCAACTCCATTAGGTTTTGTTTCTCCAAACATCCATGCAAATGAGAATGCCATAACTGCAATAAGGGCGGCAAAGAGTGCTTCCAGCTTTCGCACACCATAGTTCTCAAGAAATAAGAATATAAAGCTGCATGAGAAAAGGGTCGAATCATAAAGGCGGATCTTGAGCTCAATAGACAATTTTACAGTCAGTTGAATAGTTATTGTGCGTCTTCATtcaaagaaaaagggaaaataatttattttaaaaaaaaatggagaATGACACATGGTTCCTAAGTCAGCATAACATAGAATGAACCCTGGATGAAGACCATTATTTTTAAAAAGTCAATCGTTCAACTCATCAGCTATATGAATCCTCTTTATCCATTTTATGGACCATTATAAAATATTATTAGTTGAGAACACTATACTCGGATACATAATGGTGTTGTAAGGGGTTGCATCTTCTTAGTTATCACTATTTAATTAGTTGACCTAGCAAAAGCATAACcatttcttctccttcttcaatAATTATGTTCAAGAATAAACAAGTAGCCTTGAGAAGTTACACAATGAAAATAAGCGACAAGCAGAGCCCTTTTGTTAACCAGAAGCTTAAATGAATTACTTATATTAACTATGTTATAACTAAGACATTATGAAGTTAAAGGTCAGAGCTTTCAAATGTCAAAAACAAAAACTAACAAAAAACAAAGCTCCAAGAAGCTGATATGAATTTCTTGTATTAAATATGCTATAACTAAAGGCAGTTATGAAGTTAAAGATCAAAGCTTACAAATGTCTAAAACAATGTAATTCATAATATAATATAGCTCCAATTTCTAAAAGGGAGACAAGAGAGGGAAAAAGAAGATACCAATCAAGAGCAGTAATGACAACACCAGACCAAAGAGGCAAGAATCCTCGACTCAAAATCTTAATAGCAATCGCACTGCCAATAACCTCTTGAATATCAGCCCCAATTAAAGCCAATTCAGCCATGATCCACAAAAGCAACCTAGCCCATGTAGGATATTCATCCCTACACAGCTCAGCCAAATGTCTAGAGGTGGCCACTCCCAAACGAGCCGATAAAAGCTGAATAAGTAGCCCAATAGCCGTAGCCCAAAATAGTAGCCATAACAGAGAGTACCCAGCGATTGCACCGGCCTGAAGATCTCCTTCAAGGTTTCCCGGATCCAAAAACGCTATGCTCATTAAAAAACCCGGCCCAGTGAAAAGCCATAGCTTTTTCCAAGAAAAAGGAGGAACTTGGGTGAAATCTTCACCGTCGTGTTCGTCGACTCCGATGATATGGACTTTGTCGGAGTAGTCGTAGGCTGTTTCTTCGAGTAATCGGTTGGCTAGCAATTGTTGCTGTTCGTCATCGTGTGGAGGCATTTAGAAGAGAAATCGGTAAAGAGGATATTAGCGGTTAAAAGTTACAGGTGAGTTCGGTTTGTGGGAAGTTATGTTGTTTTATAGTGGAGGGTTTTGGTTTTGGATCTTTTTCTGGTTTTTCTTTTCAGACGATAAGACGAATGATTCTTTGAAAACTACCATTACGCTACTGCTTTCTATTTGCACGCCTATTTTCCtttctccttttatttttttcccttttttccactttgaaatgagtatgaattttgctaaaaaataaaaacacaaTGTAAAGCCAAAAGTATAGCAACTATAATTGGAATTATGTTTATTTATCGATGTTAAATTTATAATCTTGGATTTATCAAAGTCTTCTTAGTTTAGTAAGTGGTAAAGGACATAACCTCTAGATCTGAGAAATCATTTTTCCTGGTAATTTGAATGAAATAAGTCCTAATAAAATAGATCTAATAGGATTTTTTCTTAATTTGACATAGAAGCAAAAATGATCCATTGACTTTTTCTTATTTAGTGATGAGGGGAAGAACAGGGAGAGCGTGAGACTAAGACTAACTTTTTTTCCCTGTCTCTTGGACGATAATTATTTTGAAGGTTTTATATTTATCTTACTGTAATTTAGAATATTtgaattttttcttttgaaaaataaataacggATATCCAAAATTAACACTAAGAAAATTAAGTACAGTTacacctctctataacaacatccctatataacaacacttcactataaagCCAAGCTTTTTCGGaaccaatttttatgttatgttataatatatgttctataTAACAGTACttcgctataacatccaaaaatattcgtTACATACGAGGATGTTATAGAGAGGTTCGACTGTACTTTGATCCTTCCTGTTACTTTTTTGGTGCAAATGCAGTAACGTTTTTCTCTgtgttttatattttttatgaatCTATCGCTCGTTGATTGAGGACAACCCTTCGACtacattgattttttttattttttatgaaaggGAAACTTTCAAAAATAAGTAGTAACACAATAACACTGTCCAAATTACGGTTGTCTTCCCCAGCTTTCTACTTTGGTAACAAGACAACATAAGTGGCTTTCATTTTACTAATAAAGAATACCGTTCATCTCTTTCGGAGCGAGCCATTGAAGTCCACGAAAACAGGAAGTGTGATGCAACATTGAAAAGAACATTTGATGAGACTAATGATACAAGCCACTCTCATCAAGATTTCCAAGATGAATCCAGTTATATAAGGATGGTTATTGTAGTTGATATCAAAGTAGCTAATTTAAAAACATGGCCTATTGTTAATGAAGGGGTCTAATGATTAATGATGTGGGTGAAATCATATAAAACCAAAGGTTTAGGTAAATATTTTGTTCCTATTAATCTA contains:
- the LOC104243303 gene encoding metal transporter Nramp3.1-like, producing the protein MPPHDDEQQQLLANRLLEETAYDYSDKVHIIGVDEHDGEDFTQVPPFSWKKLWLFTGPGFLMSIAFLDPGNLEGDLQAGAIAGYSLLWLLFWATAIGLLIQLLSARLGVATSRHLAELCRDEYPTWARLLLWIMAELALIGADIQEVIGSAIAIKILSRGFLPLWSGVVITALDCFIFLFLENYGVRKLEALFAALIAVMAFSFAWMFGETKPNGVELLVGIVVPKLSSKTIKQAVGIVGCVIMPHNVFLHSALVQSREIDHHRVGRVREALKYYSIESTAALTISFIINLFVTTVFAKSFYGSEIANSIGLENAGQYLQEKYGGGVFPILYIWAIGLLAAGQSSTITGTYAGQFIMGGFLHMRLKKWQRALITRSCAIIPTLIVALAFDTSEKSLDVLNEWLNVLQSVQIPFALIPLLCLVSKEEIMGVFKIGSTLKVISWLVAALVIMINGYLLMDSLSSAVSGVLFTSVVFAFTGGYVAFIVYLILRGITFPDWFVKNKSITSIEN